The Nonlabens spongiae genome contains a region encoding:
- a CDS encoding DUF368 domain-containing protein: MPLQIRTLSDKLFLILKGIAMGTANKVPGVSGGIVAYVGGFYEEFIRSLQRLDLKSVGFIRRGKFSEFYKYINGTFLSLLLLGEFISYFTVSKVFDLLIAYQPILVWSLFFGMIVGSVYFLARNYEGWNFKNILFLIAGMTIGVATSLMDPATQNDNLFFVFFCGMVSVSGMTIPGLSGSFILILLGNYVLLLVDSINAFFDVSVMSFQGNFSWWNDPEMLLLLKILTVFVLGSLAGLISFSHLLGWTMRYYRKQTNAIIIGFITGSLGVVWPWKKEVFKRDENAQVIVDAMNNPILENYDRYWPELLSLHTLAALILMVAGFVIVYLLDLYGNKSLPS, translated from the coding sequence GTGCCATTACAGATAAGAACCCTTTCTGATAAACTATTTCTGATTCTGAAAGGAATCGCGATGGGAACTGCAAACAAGGTTCCCGGCGTAAGCGGCGGTATCGTAGCTTATGTAGGTGGTTTCTATGAGGAATTCATTCGCTCCCTGCAACGTCTGGATTTAAAATCAGTGGGGTTCATAAGACGTGGTAAATTCAGCGAATTTTACAAGTATATCAACGGTACTTTTCTGAGCCTGCTGCTACTGGGAGAATTCATCAGTTATTTTACGGTCAGTAAAGTTTTTGACTTGCTTATTGCCTACCAGCCTATTCTGGTGTGGTCGCTTTTCTTTGGGATGATTGTAGGTTCTGTGTATTTCTTGGCTCGCAATTATGAGGGCTGGAATTTCAAAAACATTTTGTTTCTGATTGCCGGTATGACCATAGGTGTCGCCACCTCGCTTATGGATCCCGCCACCCAAAACGACAACCTGTTTTTTGTATTCTTTTGCGGTATGGTGAGCGTGAGCGGTATGACCATCCCTGGATTGAGCGGCAGTTTTATCTTGATTCTTTTGGGAAATTATGTGCTGTTGCTCGTGGACAGCATTAATGCTTTTTTTGATGTGAGCGTGATGAGTTTTCAAGGGAATTTCAGCTGGTGGAATGATCCTGAGATGCTATTGTTGCTTAAGATTTTAACCGTATTTGTTTTGGGAAGTCTTGCGGGCCTGATCAGTTTCTCACATTTACTGGGCTGGACCATGCGCTATTATCGCAAGCAGACTAACGCGATCATCATAGGTTTTATCACAGGTTCGCTGGGAGTGGTCTGGCCGTGGAAAAAAGAAGTTTTTAAGCGCGATGAAAATGCACAAGTGATCGTGGACGCCATGAACAATCCCATTCTTGAGAACTACGATCGTTACTGGCCAGAACTGCTGAGCCTGCACACACTCGCCGCACTAATCCTCATGGTGGCAGGTTTTGTCATCGTTTATCTACTCGATCTTTATGGCAACAAATCCTTACCCTCGTAG
- a CDS encoding M24 family metallopeptidase — protein sequence MNSTLKHLQEAESKAAYLFDEIQKRGLIQPGFSEKEINLKILELAEELLGIKKYWHKRIVRAGKNTLCPYDENPPEVVVEDDDIVFLDFGPILEEWEADFGRTYVLGEDPNKQQLAADSERLWHIANEYLKSNPDLTGAELYQNCVKIAEDAGWTFGGPIAGHLIGKFPHEKLEKEDKTNYIHPENHIPLSNKDQNGNQRFWIIEIHLVDPKIKRGSFFEQIAGY from the coding sequence ATGAATAGCACTTTAAAACACCTACAAGAAGCCGAATCTAAAGCTGCTTATCTGTTTGATGAAATTCAAAAACGAGGGCTGATTCAGCCGGGTTTTTCAGAAAAAGAAATCAATCTCAAGATTCTTGAGCTTGCCGAGGAGTTATTAGGCATCAAAAAATACTGGCACAAACGCATCGTGCGCGCAGGCAAAAACACGCTATGTCCTTATGATGAAAATCCGCCAGAGGTGGTTGTTGAGGATGATGATATCGTTTTCTTGGATTTTGGACCTATTTTGGAAGAATGGGAGGCCGATTTTGGTCGTACGTACGTTTTGGGCGAAGACCCAAATAAACAACAACTAGCTGCCGATTCTGAGCGATTATGGCACATAGCAAACGAATATTTGAAATCAAATCCAGACCTTACCGGTGCTGAACTTTACCAGAATTGTGTCAAGATCGCTGAGGATGCAGGTTGGACTTTCGGTGGACCTATTGCTGGTCATTTGATCGGAAAATTCCCTCATGAGAAATTGGAAAAAGAGGATAAAACCAATTACATACATCCAGAAAATCACATTCCACTTTCAAATAAGGATCAAAATGGAAATCAGCGATTCTGGATTATTGAGATTCACCTGGTAGATCCCAAAATAAAACGAGGTTCTTTCTTTGAGCAGATTGCTGGATACTGA
- a CDS encoding shikimate dehydrogenase family protein: MATNPYPRSIFGLIGKRLNYSFSRAYFSEKFERAGLDDHEYRNFEIEDVDGLLRFRESVKYDPQSRTTNDKNEIIRGLNVTIPYKEAVMEILDEVSEEAQTIGAVNTIVIEDNLWTGHNTDAYGFAKSLTPFLPLAKNALILGTGGASKAVGYVLESMQVPYLLVSRKPQGDFQISYDQVREVLGDVELIVNTTPLGTHPDTNQAPALPYELLNKSHILYDLVYNPANTLFMKKGARNGARVINGLEMLRWQAERAWELWNK, translated from the coding sequence ATGGCAACAAATCCTTACCCTCGTAGCATTTTTGGACTCATAGGCAAACGTCTGAACTACAGCTTTTCCAGAGCTTATTTTTCAGAAAAGTTTGAACGTGCAGGACTGGATGATCATGAGTACCGCAATTTTGAGATTGAAGATGTAGATGGGTTGTTACGCTTTCGCGAAAGCGTAAAATACGACCCACAATCCCGCACCACTAATGACAAAAACGAGATCATACGCGGTCTGAACGTGACCATTCCCTACAAGGAAGCGGTTATGGAAATTCTCGATGAAGTGTCTGAAGAAGCCCAAACGATAGGTGCCGTGAATACGATCGTGATCGAGGATAACCTCTGGACCGGGCATAATACGGACGCTTATGGGTTTGCGAAAAGTCTCACGCCATTTCTTCCCCTTGCAAAAAACGCGCTGATTCTGGGAACTGGCGGTGCATCAAAAGCGGTGGGTTATGTTTTGGAAAGTATGCAAGTTCCTTACTTGCTGGTTTCCCGCAAGCCGCAGGGTGATTTTCAAATCAGCTATGATCAGGTACGCGAGGTTTTGGGTGATGTTGAATTAATAGTCAATACCACACCTTTAGGAACCCATCCTGATACGAATCAGGCTCCTGCTCTACCCTACGAACTTTTAAACAAATCCCACATTCTTTACGATCTCGTTTATAATCCCGCCAATACCCTTTTCATGAAAAAAGGCGCCCGCAACGGAGCCCGAGTCATCAATGGATTAGAAATGCTGCGCTGGCAGGCAGAACGGGCTTGGGAGTTGTGGAATAAGTGA
- a CDS encoding DUF368 domain-containing protein yields MSIKKWTTVTVKGMMMGAADVVPGVSGGTIAFITGIYEELIKTIDGIDLGLFKDLFKIGVAQTAKKYNLGFLLSLLLGIAISIVSLSKLITYLLQEEPVLLWSFFFGLVLASVLYIGKQISKWNALVILAIIVGTGVSYYITIAEPLGSPDSWWYIIFSGFIAIIAMILPGVSGAFLLLLLGSYKTILGSISEVAEAISSGDWTAAWKVIQILLLFAVGCIIGLKVFSRILTWLFNHYKNLTLALLTGFMIGSLNKLWPWKQVISYRENSHGEQIPFLESSVLPQNFDGDPQLIGVIILALVGFALILILERWAAKNAI; encoded by the coding sequence ATGTCAATTAAAAAATGGACCACAGTTACTGTAAAAGGAATGATGATGGGAGCTGCAGATGTCGTCCCAGGAGTTTCTGGTGGAACTATTGCTTTCATTACAGGTATTTATGAGGAATTGATCAAAACCATCGATGGTATCGATCTAGGTCTTTTCAAGGATCTATTCAAAATAGGCGTTGCTCAAACGGCAAAAAAATACAATCTCGGATTTCTACTTTCCTTGTTACTCGGGATCGCCATAAGTATCGTGAGTCTCTCCAAACTCATCACTTATTTATTGCAAGAAGAGCCGGTTCTGTTGTGGTCTTTCTTCTTTGGACTCGTGCTCGCCAGCGTTTTATACATTGGGAAACAAATATCCAAATGGAACGCGCTCGTGATTCTGGCCATTATCGTAGGAACGGGAGTATCCTATTACATCACGATTGCAGAACCATTAGGTTCGCCAGATAGCTGGTGGTATATCATATTCTCAGGATTTATAGCAATCATCGCGATGATCCTACCGGGAGTTTCAGGAGCGTTTTTACTATTACTATTAGGAAGTTATAAAACGATACTGGGGAGCATTTCTGAAGTTGCCGAAGCAATTTCTTCAGGAGACTGGACTGCGGCTTGGAAGGTTATACAAATTTTACTTCTTTTTGCAGTAGGTTGTATTATAGGTTTAAAGGTTTTTTCGCGAATTCTTACCTGGCTGTTCAATCACTATAAAAATTTGACGCTGGCGCTGCTTACCGGATTTATGATAGGTTCGCTTAATAAGTTGTGGCCTTGGAAACAGGTGATCTCATACCGGGAGAACAGCCACGGTGAGCAAATACCTTTCTTAGAATCAAGTGTTCTTCCCCAAAATTTTGATGGAGACCCGCAACTGATCGGAGTTATTATTCTCGCTCTAGTAGGCTTTGCTCTTATTTTAATATTAGAGCGCTGGGCGGCTAAAAACGCGATATAG